From Maridesulfovibrio ferrireducens, the proteins below share one genomic window:
- a CDS encoding tellurite resistance TerB family protein, translating to MGFFKVLAGVALGVGAIAAAPITGGGSILGAATLMGSLAGAGTVAAAVGAGAAGAAAGYALSEKEEKEREEEKKDVKRVTEAKTKEKYQVKLDNSNQVLTATQRELVELKDKTKSFAEFTQKVTAMFGVGLAIANADGHISMYEEREIGEFISGVSGSGLPEEAVTAIKLLEQNPPSFREAIKMAKAADVDFEIIDAIITQVAMADGKIDPEEEKFINKWNRQVESGQYQVQ from the coding sequence ATGGGTTTTTTTAAAGTACTTGCTGGAGTTGCACTTGGAGTAGGAGCTATTGCGGCAGCACCGATTACAGGAGGTGGGTCCATTCTTGGAGCGGCCACTTTAATGGGGTCACTAGCAGGAGCAGGAACTGTCGCAGCCGCTGTTGGAGCTGGGGCGGCAGGGGCAGCTGCGGGATATGCACTGAGCGAAAAAGAAGAAAAAGAGCGAGAAGAGGAAAAGAAGGATGTCAAACGGGTGACTGAAGCCAAAACAAAAGAAAAATATCAAGTTAAGCTTGATAATTCCAACCAAGTCTTAACCGCAACCCAACGAGAACTTGTAGAACTCAAAGATAAAACAAAAAGCTTTGCTGAATTTACTCAGAAGGTGACAGCGATGTTTGGAGTTGGTTTAGCTATTGCGAATGCAGATGGACACATCTCTATGTATGAAGAAAGAGAGATAGGCGAATTTATTTCAGGCGTATCTGGAAGCGGGCTTCCTGAGGAAGCCGTTACTGCAATTAAGCTCCTTGAACAAAACCCTCCAAGTTTTAGAGAAGCTATTAAAATGGCAAAAGCCGCAGACGTTGATTTTGAAATAATTGATGCGATTATAACTCAGGTTGCTATGGCTGATGGTAAAATAGACCCTGAAGAAGAAAAATTTATTAATAAGTGGAATAGACAAGTAGAGTCAGGCCAATATCAAGTTCAATAG